CTGACGCCCAAGTCGGTCGGCGTGTCGGTGACCCAGCCGATCTATGACGCCACCGTCTCCCCGGCGGTCCGCCGGGCGGAAAATCTGGTGCAGGCTCAGCGCGCAACCCTGATGGGTGCGGAACAGGACGTGCTGCTGAGCGCGGCCACCGCCTATCTGGACGTGGTGCAGAACCAGGCGGTGCTGACGCTCAACATCAACAACGAGCGGGTGCTGAAGCGGCAGCTGGAAGCCGCGGGCGACCGTTTCCGCGTGGGCGAATACACCCGCACCGACGTCAGCCAGTCGGAATCGCGCCTGTCCGGCGCCGTCGCATCGCGCATTTCGGCGGAAGGGCAGCTCGCCAGCTCCCGCGCCACCTATGAACGGATCATCGGGGCGAGCCCCGGTCCGTTGAAGGCGCCCAAGCCCGCTTTCAAGCTGCCGGCGACCCTGGACGAGACGGTGGAGATGGCCAAGGCCAACAACCCCACGGTTCTGTCCGCCGCCTTCAACGAGGCGGCCCAGCAGGCCACCGTCGATCAGCAGTTCGGGCGCCTGCTGCCCAGCGTCAGCCTGAACGCCCAGACCGCCCGCACATGGGACGGCAGCCGGTCGTCGGGCCTGATGGTCGATCGTTCCGACACCTCGCAGATCACAGCCCAGGTCACCATCCCGCTGTATCAGGCGGGCTTGCCCGAAGCCCAGGTGCGCGAAGCCAAGCAGACCGCGAATCAGTACCGCATGCAGATCGACGACGCCCGCCAGCGCGCGGTCGAAGGGGCGGTCAGCGCGTGGCAGTCGCTCGCCACCTCCCGCGCGGCGATCAAGTCCTACCGGGATCAGATCAAGGCCGCCCAGATCGCGCTGGATGGTGTGCGCCAGGAAGCCCAGGTCGGTTCCCGCACCGTTCTGGACGTGCTGAACCAGGAACAGGAACTGCTCAACGCGCGCGTCAATCTGGTGCGTGCCGAGCGCAACGAAATGGTTGCGGCCTTCACGCTGCTGTCCGCCATCGGGCAGTTGACGGCGGAACAGATGGCGTTGCCGGCCAAGTACTACGACGCCCAGCAGAACTACAAGAACACCCGCGACAAATGGATCGGTTTGGGCACGGGTGAGTAAGATCGGTGGCATGCGGCACGTTGCGCGGGCGCGCGGCGTGCCGTTCGTATGGCTTTTCACACAGTCCTGGCCTAGTGTGGGGCAGGTTGACGTCCCGGATTTGTCCTGATGAGCGATAAAGGCCAGCAAGAACCGTCGATGGAGGAAATTCTCGCCTCCATTCGGCGTATCATCTCCGAGGATGGCGACACCGCTTCCAAGACGTCGGAGCCGGCGGCGCCTCAGGCCCCACCTCCGCCTCCGCCGCCCCCCCCGCCGCCACCTCCACCCCCTCCTCCGCCGCCGCCCCCGCCGCCGCCGCCCATGATGATGGACGAGGACGAGGATGATGTCCTCGAACTCACCCAGGCCATGCCGGAACCGGAGCCGGAGGACGATCAGTGGGATATGGATGTCCCGGCGTTCCCCGATCCCCCGGCGGACACGCTGCCCGATTTCGACGATTCCGAACCGGAACCGCCACCCCCGCCGCCTCCGCGGCCACGGCCAAGTTTCGATTTCGACGACGTGACGGAAATGCCGTCCCCGCGCCCGCGGGGCCGTTCCTTCATGGAGGATTTCGACGACGGGCTGATTTCCCGGCGCACCGCCGACGATGCATCGCAGCATCTGACCCATCTGGCGCGCAAGCTGGGTGACGACCTGTCCATCGGCCCGATGCCGGTGGGCATCCGCACGGTTGAGGATGTGGTCCGCGAGCTTCTGAAACCGCTTCTGAAGGAGTGGCTGGACGAAAACCTGCCGACCATCGTCGAACGGCTCGTACAGCAGGAAATCGACCGGATGATCCGGCGGACCCAGCGGTTCTGATCCGTTCCTCGCCCTTTCAACCCGCTGCCCAATACCTGAAGACCGCTTCAGCGAAAGTGTGAATCATGATCGAAAAGACCTACCGGCCCGCCGAGGTCGAGGAAAAGCACTACCGCCTGTGGGAAGAATCGGGGGCGTTCGCCGCCAACACCGATGCCAACGGGCACCCCTACACGATCATGATGCCGCCGCCGAACGTAACGGGCAGCCTGCACATGGGCCACGCCCTGACCTTTACTTTGCAGGACGTGCTCATCCGCTACAACCGCATGCGCGGCAAGGACGCCCTGTGGCAGCCGGGCACCGACCACGCCGGCATCGCCACCCAGATGGTGGTGGAACGCAACCTGGCCAAGGACGGCGTGACCCGTCACGACCTGGGCCGGCAGGAGTTCATCCGCAAGGTGTGGGAGTGGAAGGCGGAATCGGGCGGCACCATCACCCGCCAGCTCCGCCGTCTGGGCGCCTCGCCCGACTGGGCCAAGGAACGCTTCACCATGGACGAGGGGCTGAGCAAGGCCGTCGTCAAGGTGTTCGTCCAGCTTCACAAGCAGGGGCTGATCTACAAGGACAAGCGGCTGGTCAACTGGGACAGCAAGCTGCACACCGCCATCTCCGACCTTGAGGTCGAGCAGAAGGAGATCAAGGGCAGCCTCTGGCACTTCCGCTACCCGATCGAGGGGGAGGAGGGGCGCTTCATCACCGTCGCCACCACCCGCCCGGAAACCATGCTGGGCGACACCGGCGTGGCCGTGCATCCCGAGGATGAACGGTACAAGGATCTGATCGGCAAGTTCGTGGTGCTGCCGCTGGTGGGCCGCCGCATTCCCATCGTCGGCGACGAATACGCCGACCCCGCGACCGGCTCGGGTGCCGTGAAGATCACGCCGGCCCACGACTTCAACGACTTCGAGGTCGGCAAGCGCTGCGGGCTGGAAGCCATCAACATCATGGACCGCGATGCCCGTCTGAACGACGCGGTGCCGGAAGCCTACCGCGGTCTCGACCGCTACGAGGCACGCAAGAAGGTGGTGGCCGAGATCGAGGCCCTGGGCCTGCTGGAGAAGATCGAGCCGCACACCCACATGGTCCCCCACGGCGACCGTTCGGGCATCGCCATCGAACCCTGGCTGACCGACCAATGGTACGTGGACGCCGCCACGCTGGCCAAGCCGGCCATCGACGCGGTGGAGCAGGGCCGCACCACCTTCGTGCCCAAACAGTGGGAAAACACCTATTACGACTGGATGCGCAACATCCAGCCATGGTGCATCAGCCGCCAGATCTGGTGGGGCCACCAGATCCCCGCGTGGTACGGGCCGGACGGCGCCTTCTTCGTGGAGGAAACGGAAGAGGCGGCACGGGCGGCGGCGGCGGCCCACTACGGCAAACCCGTCGAACTGACCCGTGACACCGACGTGCTCGACACGTGGTTCTCGTCGGCGCTGTGGCCGTTCTCCACCCTGGGCTGGCCGGAACAGACGCCGGAACTGGCGCGCTATTACCCCACCGACGTGCTGGTCACCGGTTTCGACATCATCTTCTTCTGGGTGGCCCGGATGATGATGATGGGCATCCATTTCATGGGTGACGTGCCGTTCCGCACCGTCTACATCCACGCCCTGGTCCGCGACGAAAAGGGCCAGAAGATGTCGAAGTCCAAGGGCAACGTCATCGACCCGCTGGACCTGATCGGCGAATACGGCACCGACGCGCTGCGCTTCACCCTGTCGGCCATGGCCGCCCAGGGCCGCGACATCAAGCTGGCGGTCAGCCGGGTGGAGGGATACCGCAACTTCGCCACCAAGCTGTGGAACGCCGCCCGCTATTGCCAGATGAACGGCTGCGAGCCGGTGCCGGGCTTCGCCCCCACCGGCCTGACCCAGACGGTCAACCGCTGGATCGTCGGCGCCGTCCGCGATGCCGGTGCCCGCATCGCCGAGGCCATCGACGGCTACAAGTTCAACGAGGCCGCCAACGCCGCGTACCAGTTCACCTGGGGCACCTTCTGCGACTGGTATCTGGAATTCACCAAGCCGATCCTGACCGGCAATGACGAGGCGGCGAAGGCCGAAACCCGCGCCACCACGGCGTGGGTGCTCGACCAGATCCTGCACCTGCTGCACCCGATCATGCCGTACATCACGGAAGAGCTGTGGGAGCAGTTGTCGCCCGACCGCGCCAACCGCCTGATCAGCGCAGCGTGGCCGGAACCGGCGGCGGATGCCGGCGGTGCGGCGGCGCAAGCCGAGATGGATTGGGTGGTGCGGCTGATTTCCTCCGTGCGCTCCATGCGTTCGGAAATGAACGTGCCGCCGTCGGCCCAGATCGCGCTGATGCTGAAGGATCCGTCGGCTCAGACCCTGGAGCGGCTGGCCACCCACCGCGACCTGATCCTGCGCATGGGCCGTCTGGCCTCCGTCGAGCCGCTGGACGGGGCCGTGCCCAAGAGCGCCGTTCAGTCGGTGCTGGACGAAGCCACGGTCATCCTGCCGCTGGAAGGCATCGTCGATCTGGACAAGGAGCGTCAGCGCCTGACCAAGGAAATCGACAAGCTGGCCGGCGAGATCAAGAAGATCGACGCCAAGCTGGGCAACGAGCAGTTCCTGGCGAAGGCCAAGGAAGAGGTGGTGGCCGAGCAGCGCGACCGCCGCGACGAGGCCGCCGCCACCCGCGACAAGCTGCAAAAGGCGCTGGACATGCTGGGCGCCTGAGCCGCGCACAATTGGGAAGAACGCGAACGGGGCCGGTTTCGGCCCCGTTTTGCTTTGCGGCTCATGCCTGGGTCGGCGGCGGCACCGCGGGTGGGGGTGTTTCCACCGGGGGCGTGATTTCCGGCAGGGTGTCGGGGTTGGGCGGCACCCGCGGCTCCGGGCTGGTGGGCGGGGCGGACGGCGGAACCTCCGGCGGCTCGCGGGGCGGTTCGCCGCCGCTGGTGTAAAAGCCGCTGTGGTAATAAGGAATGGGCGGGAACATCGGCACCTCCTGTCTTTTCCCCATAACGGCGGGGGGAGGGGAGGGGTTCCGCACCCCTTGGGGTGATGGCTTTTGTGGCAAAAGACCGCTTTCTCGGCACCCCGGCATGGGTGAATCATTGTGAGCATATGCGGAAACTGGTAAAAAGGTGGGCGTGCCTGTGCTGAACGGCGCCCGGCCCGCGCGAACCGATACCCCCGCCCGCCGTACCCGTTAAAGCGAGAGCTTCGTTTCTTGAGCACGACCCCGACCTCCCCCGCTTTCGACATCGCGCCGGTCACGATCGAAGACGAGATGCGGCGTTCGTACCTCGATTACGCCATGAGCGTGATCGTCAGCCGCGCTCTGCCCGACGTCCGCGACGGGCTGAAACCCGTCCATCGCCGCATCCTCTATGCGATGAAGGAGGGTGGGTACGATTCGACCAAGCCCTACAAGAAATCGGCCCGCATCGTCGGCGACGTGATGGGTAAATATCACCCGCACGGCGACTCCTCGATCTACGACGCCATGGTGCGCATGGCGCAGGATTTCTCCATGCGGCTGCCGCTGATCGACGGCCAGGGGAATTTCGGCTCCATGGACGGCGACCCGCCGGCGGCCATGCGCTACACCGAAGCGCGGCTGGCCAAGGCGGCGGAAGCGCTGCTGGACGACATCGACAAGGACACGGTGGATTTCCAGGCCAGCTACGACGATTCGGGCCGCGAGCCGACGGTGATCCCGGCACGCTTCCCCAATCTGCTGGTCAACGGGGCGGGCGGCATCGCGGTCGGCATGGCGACCAACATCCCCACCCACAATCTGACGGAAGTCATCGACGCCTGCTGTGCCACCGTCGATAACCCCGACATCACCATCGACGAGCTGATCGACCTCATCCCTGGGCCGGATTTCCCCACCGGCGGCCTGATTCTCGGGCGCTCGGGCATCCGGTCGGCCTTCCACACCGGGCGCGGCTCGGTGGTCATGCGCGCACGCACCGACATCGAAGAGGTGCGCAAGGACCGCATGGCCATCATCGTCACCGAGATCCCGTATCAGGTGAACAAATCCAAGCTGATGGAACGCATCGGCGAGGTGGTGAACGACAAGATCGTCGAGGGCATCGCCGACCTGCGCGACGAATCCGACCGCGACGGCGTGCGCGTGGTGATCGAGCTGAAGCGCGACGCCGTGCCCGACGTGGTGCTGAACCAGCTTTACCGCCACACCCAGCTCCAGACCACCTTCGGCGTCAACACCCTGGCCCTCAACGGCGGCCGGCCGGAACTGATGACGCTGAAGGACATCATCGTCGCCTTCCTGCGTTTCCGCGAACAGGTCATCACCCGGCGCACCGAATACCTGCTGGGCAAGGCGCGCGAGCGTGCCCACACCTTGGTCGGTCTGGCCGTCGCCGTCGCCAACATCGACGAAATGATCAAGCTCATCCGCTCCGCCCCCGATCCGGTGTGGGCGCGCGAGGAGATGATGGCCCGCGACTGGCCGGTCCACGACGTCGGCCCGCTGATCGAGCTGATCGACGAGCCGGGCCGCGGCATCGGCCCCGGCGGCACCTACCGCCTGTCGGAACAGCAGGCCCGCGCCATCCTGGATCTGCGCCTGCACCGCCTGACCGGGCTGGAGCGCGACAAGATCGGCGCGGAACTGAAGGACGTCACCGACCAGATCGTCGATTTCCTGGAAACCCTGGCCAATCGGCCCAAGCTGCTGGGCATCCTCCGGGAAGAGCTGGTGGACATGAAGGAGCGGTTCGGCACCCCGCGCCGCACCGAAATCCTGGAACTGGAATTCGAAGCCGACATCGAAGACCTGATCCAGCGCGAGGATATGGTCGTCACCGTCAGCCAGTCGGGCTATGTGAAGCGCACGCCCTTGTCCACCTACCGTGCGCAGAAGCGCGGCGGCAAGGGGCGGGCGGGCATGAGCACCAAGGCCGAGGATGCGGTGGCCGACCTGTTCGTCGCCAACACCCACACGCCGCTCCTGGTGTTCTCCACCCGCGGTCTGGTCTACAAGCTGAAGGTCTGGCGCCTGCCGCTGGGCAACCCGCAGTCGCGCGGCAAGGCCTTCGTCAACCTGCTGCCGCTGGAGGAGGGGGAGACCATCTCCACCGTCATGCCGCTGCCGGAGGACGAGGCCGCCTGGGCCAACCTGCACGTCATGTTCGCCACGTCCCACGGCAACGTGCGGCGCAACCGCCTGTCCGACTTCCAGAACATCCGCTCCAACGGTCTGATCGCCATGAAGCTGGATGAGGAGGGCGAACGGCTGATCGGCGTGCGTACCTGCGACGAGGGCGACGACGTGCTGCTGGCCGCCAGCGGCGGCAAGTGCATCCGCTTCCCCGTGGAGGATGTGCGCGTGTTCGCCGGCCGTACCTCCACCGGTGTGCGCGGCATCAAGCTGGCCGAGGGCGACGAGGTGGTGTCCATGTCGATCCTGCGCCACGTCGAAGCCTCGCCCGAGGAGCGTGCCGCCTTCCTGCGCATGAAGCGGGAAGAGGGGCTGGACATGGTGGGCGACGCCGCACCGGAAGCCGACGAGGTGGCCGCCGATTCCGTCACCCTGACGCCGGAACGCTACGAGGAGTTGAAGCGGCAGGAACAGTATGTCCTGACCGTCTCCGACCGTGGCTATGGCAAGCGCACCTCGTCTTACGAATACCGGGTGGCGGGCCGTGGCGGCCAGGGCATCTGGAACATGGAGATGGGAGAGCGCAACGGCGCCGTGGTCGCCGCCTTCCCGGTCGAAGAGTCCCATCAGGTGATGATGGTCACCAACGGCGGGCAGGTGATCCGCATGCCGCTGCACGACGTGCGGGTGGCCGGGCGCAAGACCCTGGGCGTGACGCTGTTCCGCGTCGGCGCCGATGAGCGGGTGGTGTCGGTGGCGTCCATCGCGGACGACGGCGACGGTGATGCCAACGGGACCGCCGCGTCCGCGGGCGTGGAGGATGATTCCACCCCGCCGGCGGTCGAGTGATGACTGTGGGAAAGAGGTCCAGCATGTCCAAGGGCCGTATCGGGGTCTATCCCGGCACCTTCGATCCCATCACCAACGGTCACCTGGATATCATCCAGCGCGCCTCGCGGCTGGTGGACCATCTGGTGGTCGGGGTGGCGCGCAACGCCGGAAAAGGGCCGCTGTTCTCCACCGACGAACGGGTCAGCATGGTCCGCGAGGATGTGGCGGCGCTGAACAACGGCGCCAGCATCGAGGTGCGGGCCTTCGACACGCTGCTGATGCACTTCGCCGTTGATATCGGCGCCTCCGTCATCATCCGCGGCCTGCGCGCCGTCTCGGACTTCGAGTATGAATTCCAGATGGCGGGCATGAACGCCCGGCTGAACCCCAAGGTGGAGACCATGTTCCTCATGGCCTCCGAACGGCATCAGTTCATCTCGTCCCGCTTCGTCAAGGAAATCGGCCGGCTGGGCGGCGATATCGCCCATTTCGTGTCGCCGCGGGTGGCCGTTCACCTGGGGGAGCGCTTCGCCCTGGAAAAGACCAACGGCGATGAGACGAAGCGGGTGCAGACGCTGAAGTAGAAAACCCGATGGTGGTGCGGACCGCGTAAGGCCGGTGCCTCTCTGGAAACGTCAGTCCTTGATCTTCTGCCGTGTATCGGGAACCGGATAGCGCCGCATGGGGATCGCCGTCCATCCGATGGCGGTCGCTGCCGCGTCCCGGATGGCCTGCTGCTTCCTTCGATCAGGACGCTGGCCGGTTTTTGGTCTATCGGAGGGGCGGGCATTTGGAACAGATGCCCGCCACATGACCGGATGGGCAATAACCGTCCCTACTCCGCCGCGGCGCGGGCGTCGGCGTCGGGATCGCGGTGGGCGAACCAGCGGGTGACCCACGCCCCCAGCGCGTCCAGATAGGTCAGGATCACCGGCACCACCACCAGCGTCAGCACGGTGGAGCTGAGAAGGCCGCCGATCACCGCGTGGGCCATGGGGGCGCGCTGCTGCGCCCCTTCGCCCAGACCCAGCGCCAGCGGGATCATGCCGCAGATCATGGCCGCGGTGGTCATCACGATGGGGCGCAGGCGGATGATGCCGGCCTGGACCAGCGCCTCTTTCAATTCCACCCCGCGGGCGCGGGCCTGGTTGGCGAAATCCACCAGCAGGATGGCGTTCTTGGTCACCAGCCCCATCAGCATGATGAAGCCGATGGCGCTGAAGATGTTCAGGGTGGTGTGGGCCACCAGCAGCCCCAGGAACACCCCCACCAGCGACAAGGGCAGCGAGGCCATGATCGCCAGCGGCTGGAGGAAGCTGCCGAACTGCGATGCCAGGAT
This DNA window, taken from Azospirillum fermentarium, encodes the following:
- a CDS encoding TolC family outer membrane protein — protein: MTVRSHSVRSYPGVRRYLIATVAWGAVALGMAQPTWAQSLEQALAQAYSNNPSLAAQRARLRAVDESVPQALSGYRPSARATASISRSVTESQVERVGTSNSALTPKSVGVSVTQPIYDATVSPAVRRAENLVQAQRATLMGAEQDVLLSAATAYLDVVQNQAVLTLNINNERVLKRQLEAAGDRFRVGEYTRTDVSQSESRLSGAVASRISAEGQLASSRATYERIIGASPGPLKAPKPAFKLPATLDETVEMAKANNPTVLSAAFNEAAQQATVDQQFGRLLPSVSLNAQTARTWDGSRSSGLMVDRSDTSQITAQVTIPLYQAGLPEAQVREAKQTANQYRMQIDDARQRAVEGAVSAWQSLATSRAAIKSYRDQIKAAQIALDGVRQEAQVGSRTVLDVLNQEQELLNARVNLVRAERNEMVAAFTLLSAIGQLTAEQMALPAKYYDAQQNYKNTRDKWIGLGTGE
- a CDS encoding DUF2497 domain-containing protein, which gives rise to MSDKGQQEPSMEEILASIRRIISEDGDTASKTSEPAAPQAPPPPPPPPPPPPPPPPPPPPPPPPPMMMDEDEDDVLELTQAMPEPEPEDDQWDMDVPAFPDPPADTLPDFDDSEPEPPPPPPPRPRPSFDFDDVTEMPSPRPRGRSFMEDFDDGLISRRTADDASQHLTHLARKLGDDLSIGPMPVGIRTVEDVVRELLKPLLKEWLDENLPTIVERLVQQEIDRMIRRTQRF
- the coaD gene encoding pantetheine-phosphate adenylyltransferase — translated: MSKGRIGVYPGTFDPITNGHLDIIQRASRLVDHLVVGVARNAGKGPLFSTDERVSMVREDVAALNNGASIEVRAFDTLLMHFAVDIGASVIIRGLRAVSDFEYEFQMAGMNARLNPKVETMFLMASERHQFISSRFVKEIGRLGGDIAHFVSPRVAVHLGERFALEKTNGDETKRVQTLK
- the gyrA gene encoding DNA gyrase subunit A produces the protein MSTTPTSPAFDIAPVTIEDEMRRSYLDYAMSVIVSRALPDVRDGLKPVHRRILYAMKEGGYDSTKPYKKSARIVGDVMGKYHPHGDSSIYDAMVRMAQDFSMRLPLIDGQGNFGSMDGDPPAAMRYTEARLAKAAEALLDDIDKDTVDFQASYDDSGREPTVIPARFPNLLVNGAGGIAVGMATNIPTHNLTEVIDACCATVDNPDITIDELIDLIPGPDFPTGGLILGRSGIRSAFHTGRGSVVMRARTDIEEVRKDRMAIIVTEIPYQVNKSKLMERIGEVVNDKIVEGIADLRDESDRDGVRVVIELKRDAVPDVVLNQLYRHTQLQTTFGVNTLALNGGRPELMTLKDIIVAFLRFREQVITRRTEYLLGKARERAHTLVGLAVAVANIDEMIKLIRSAPDPVWAREEMMARDWPVHDVGPLIELIDEPGRGIGPGGTYRLSEQQARAILDLRLHRLTGLERDKIGAELKDVTDQIVDFLETLANRPKLLGILREELVDMKERFGTPRRTEILELEFEADIEDLIQREDMVVTVSQSGYVKRTPLSTYRAQKRGGKGRAGMSTKAEDAVADLFVANTHTPLLVFSTRGLVYKLKVWRLPLGNPQSRGKAFVNLLPLEEGETISTVMPLPEDEAAWANLHVMFATSHGNVRRNRLSDFQNIRSNGLIAMKLDEEGERLIGVRTCDEGDDVLLAASGGKCIRFPVEDVRVFAGRTSTGVRGIKLAEGDEVVSMSILRHVEASPEERAAFLRMKREEGLDMVGDAAPEADEVAADSVTLTPERYEELKRQEQYVLTVSDRGYGKRTSSYEYRVAGRGGQGIWNMEMGERNGAVVAAFPVEESHQVMMVTNGGQVIRMPLHDVRVAGRKTLGVTLFRVGADERVVSVASIADDGDGDANGTAASAGVEDDSTPPAVE
- a CDS encoding valine--tRNA ligase; this translates as MIEKTYRPAEVEEKHYRLWEESGAFAANTDANGHPYTIMMPPPNVTGSLHMGHALTFTLQDVLIRYNRMRGKDALWQPGTDHAGIATQMVVERNLAKDGVTRHDLGRQEFIRKVWEWKAESGGTITRQLRRLGASPDWAKERFTMDEGLSKAVVKVFVQLHKQGLIYKDKRLVNWDSKLHTAISDLEVEQKEIKGSLWHFRYPIEGEEGRFITVATTRPETMLGDTGVAVHPEDERYKDLIGKFVVLPLVGRRIPIVGDEYADPATGSGAVKITPAHDFNDFEVGKRCGLEAINIMDRDARLNDAVPEAYRGLDRYEARKKVVAEIEALGLLEKIEPHTHMVPHGDRSGIAIEPWLTDQWYVDAATLAKPAIDAVEQGRTTFVPKQWENTYYDWMRNIQPWCISRQIWWGHQIPAWYGPDGAFFVEETEEAARAAAAAHYGKPVELTRDTDVLDTWFSSALWPFSTLGWPEQTPELARYYPTDVLVTGFDIIFFWVARMMMMGIHFMGDVPFRTVYIHALVRDEKGQKMSKSKGNVIDPLDLIGEYGTDALRFTLSAMAAQGRDIKLAVSRVEGYRNFATKLWNAARYCQMNGCEPVPGFAPTGLTQTVNRWIVGAVRDAGARIAEAIDGYKFNEAANAAYQFTWGTFCDWYLEFTKPILTGNDEAAKAETRATTAWVLDQILHLLHPIMPYITEELWEQLSPDRANRLISAAWPEPAADAGGAAAQAEMDWVVRLISSVRSMRSEMNVPPSAQIALMLKDPSAQTLERLATHRDLILRMGRLASVEPLDGAVPKSAVQSVLDEATVILPLEGIVDLDKERQRLTKEIDKLAGEIKKIDAKLGNEQFLAKAKEEVVAEQRDRRDEAAATRDKLQKALDMLGA